Below is a window of Arabidopsis thaliana chromosome 2, partial sequence DNA.
tttaaagctTATCGGTGTATAATGACGTTTCAAGTTGCGTATAGCGCAATTAAACTGATTTTGATTCCCATCCAATTATGTATGTCGTCTCTCAATTGTGACTGAAAGACCTCTAACTGTTCTTATGAGCGACCAATAACCGAGATTCTGATTAGGACATGCAGCTTAAATTGTTGTTATTagttaatgttgttgttgttgtgactTCACCCTAACCAGGTAGATTGCATAGTATGAGAATTCattcaatttaaaaatgtaaatgatGTAAGAGAGTTATATAACATTCTATCATTGAGTTGTTGACTAAgaaattgttatttattaaTCAGCATATATACTTTTCAACATCTAAACATTGAGATAAACACAAATACgtgttaacaaaaaagaaagaaagataaacacGAGTAATGTCGTATAAAACACAAACTAATATGTATTGGATTTTGACTGGCCGAGATATTTGAATGTGACAGATTAAATAGTGAGAACTAGAACGACTAAATTATCAATTTAGTTTAGTAGCAAATATAAAAACGATGAGaaaattatagattttatatgCAATTAAAGAGTTATctatcatttatatatgtcCAATACCAGTTAGAACTTCTATCAGTCTTATACCACGTTTAGAAAGTTCTTGGAGTGAAAACATATTGGAGATTATTGTCTTCACGTTTTGGACTTAGAAGATTCTTTACTTTGTTCGTTTATATTATTCTAAAGAGATCTCTTAAACCATTCATGTAAACCATTtctattaaaataattaactataGGACGacgttttaaaatatttcttctgATTAGTTGGCCTTAATTAGGGTAAGTATCTAAAAAACATTAcacttttgaaaaaattaagaaaaaaaaatctaatccattaccaaaagaaaaagaaaaaaagaaaagagaatcaTAATACATTTTCTCTTGTGATTCAGACTTTTTTGaatgttgatttttctattttcttccGCCTCTTCCAACATAcaatttgaactttgaagaaTCATTTTGGAAAGGTGAAGAAAAATCAGCAAATGATAATTACACCATTGGATAACTTCTTCCcctaattttgatattataatatttatagaaGTCAATGAAACGTCATTAATTAGCTCCGTGGAATAGAATTCTATGTTCAGTCTCGAAGACTTCCAAAGTTTCTAGATCTATGTCATTTCTGAATTTTGAGAAGTTTTAATGAAGATGgtcataattcataaaacGGATACACACATCTTTTAGGCTACACAATGTACATCAGTACATGGATAAATGCTTTATTGTAAAAATGTAGTAGTAGGATCTCACATGGAAATATGAAAGGGctaatattaatatgggataTTAAATAGTAATATGAGTTAATCCATTCATTTGTCATTaatttgaattgaaaaatcttgtttcttgatATGGTAAGAGTCTTATAAATCTAAATGTGTTTAATtgttccaaaataaaattcgaTTTGGTCAGAGAGATAAATGAAGCATTGTCTCAAGGAAAAGCATGTTACGATCTCATATCAAAGAtgtaaaataagaaacacTAGTATATAAGACACATGAGCTATTCAAGTCGTTGTGTATTGAAAAGACCAATATAATTCCTCATGCAGAAACAGAGCGAGCAGACAAAGATAACTTAAGTGTCATAATGCAATGTATTTACTACACGTTTATggttttagtgttttaatttttaagattACCTTGAAAATGTTCTCTTCGTTTCCTAAGAGACCAATCCACATAAATGGAAACTAATCTTAGACATTGATATCACTGAAAGCTATCTCAAACTGTTAAATAAAAGCTGCACGAATCTGACTAGGTTCCAAGAACTAGTTTACATTAATTTGCAATAAAGCTACAAAAATGTATAGCCTAGCTAGTTTGATAATTGTTTAAGCATGATTGCTCTAAACTCATGAATTGCATAAGTACTTTGTCATTTCTTGTACCTTGAACCGATCCATCATACAACGATACATCATACAACGTGGAATCCCGTCTTAATTCCCGGTCTACCAATACAATTTCTGAACCGGAACAATCTAGAtgaaaaccaaagaaagaagaataaaaagcGGAAAACTAAATCCAATTCTACTAGACCCGGAGAACCAAACCTTAACGTCATCAATCACAGGTCCACACAATGAAGTCATATCGTCCGTCCTCGTATTGTAATAAATGCTGTAGAAGGCGATCCTCGTACGTTCAGCTTTCGCAGTGAAGTTCAACTCCGATCTTTCGAAACTCGAGTTTGCTTGCGCCATATAATGAAAGTTCTGTGCTTGATCTCCAGCAAAAGCCATTACAGCCAAAGGTTCCTTACACTTGTCCCCTGCGTGTCCCAAAGAGAAAGACATCTTGTACGGAATGTTCGCCTTTGTCTCAACCATTTGAGAAATTATGCCTTCTTTGCCCGATAAAAGTTCCAAAGCTCGCTTCCCCTCGGGGACCGAGAAATGGTCTGAGTCAATAAACCGTACTGCTCGGTTCGATTCGACGGTCCATCCAGGAAGAGACGATATTTCTTCATCGAGGTTTGTTGGAAGCAGAACACCTAAGGTAGTGTTCCTAAACATCCATGGACCTTCTTCAAAATCTCCATTAATCACTGCATTGCCTGTAAAAAGTacaaaattttacttttaacttTACTCTAAATCTCTTCTATTGGATGATTTATAAAACTTTGGTATCGAAAACCTAAATATAACGTTACCTTTGGGTTTATCAGGAGTAAAGAGCTTCTTAACGGCAATGTCGTCAATGATAGGTCCACAAGTAGGATCATCCTCCATGCCAGGGTTCTTAAAAACCAACCGGACGCGATCCACAACCGCTTCAAACGCCCATGCATATGGATCCCATCCTTGAACGCTGTACACCGTTTGCAAGTCAATGGTTTGCGATGCGATAGGTTCATCAGAAGAAGCTACCGAAACATTCAGCGACTCGAGTTGTGCACATGTGCGGGCTGCACTGAACGTGACGGAGTAGATAGAGCCTTTCTCCACCGTAAGTTCTTGGCTGATCTCTGCATCGTTTCCTAATCTAACAGCGTGACGGCCCTCAGGCACGATCAAGATCATCCCGCCTTGTTTTTGACCGGACTTGATTAGCTCCACCGTACCATCGGATCGCCAGCTCGGGATCTCGGAGGTGTCCTCGATGATTGCGTCATCAGGGAAGCCGTTTGACGGCGGTGTCTCAAAGTCGCCGTTAACCACCAAGCCTTGAAAAAAGATTCCGGCAGAACAAGAAAGTTAGTTGTAATTTATTGAGAAAAAGGGAATAATTACGGGATTTAAGAAAATGGtgtcagaaaataaaaatactaggATGGAGACGTATAACAATTAGTTGGTCTCTTAATAACAACAATAGATCTTTCATCTTTTACGTCCATTTTTGGGCCATTCATTCTTTCAAGATTTTGTAATCTAGACAAACAATATCATCCCAAAATACATTCATTCAATTCTCGCGTTTCTCGTGAGCTCACATTTATCAGCCACTACggtaattaaattatttgtacacaaaaggagaaaaaaatacgataaaaccaatttttttaaaaatagcaAAAGTAGTGAAGGCGAAACACGAGAATTGAACCATTTATTCTCTCGGTCCCAAGCATTAACTCGTGACATATTACATTTTGTGGTCTTGTGTCTACACTCTACAGTTACAAGTGCCCTTTTCTTTAGGGAAGATACATTTTAGTTACAATtgattttaattcattttagtttatcaaaagaaaggagacaattagggttttgtatttgtaagaaataaaCTAACAACAAAAGAATGCACATGGCGGGAACGGTTAAACTACAACTTTTAAGGGGTTAATGCTATTCTAATTCAGATGTCTAAAgagttaaagacaaatttttaaaatagatgaGTTTATAACTTGAAGACTTGAATTGAATCCAACTGTCTCTCAAGGACTTGAGGAGGGCTCTTCTATTCTTTGACCCAGGATGGCCTACAACTATACTAAATTAacgaaaatatccaaaaacttttgttttctttctgatttgtGACAGTCTGACAGATTAGATTGGAATTAGCATATTTTAAACCTAGGATTAATGAGGTTAAACTTTTTTAGTCATTGCTCAGCTGAGACAGTCATGAATTTAAACCCAAGATTACAAGCCGACTTAAAAAGTCTTAGTGCTGAGCAACAAGAGGACTAAGAAGAAGTGAGATTGAGGATAAACCCTAGAACCCAACTTTCTAATCGAAGTGGATATTATAACTTCAAATTCCTTCTTATCCAATTTTTTGTGTTATACAGATCTGAAAGTAAACCGTTTTAGAAAGAAGAACTAAGTACAACAGGCCATGGTGAATCCTCTGTTCTTGGAAcagagagaacagagagaatgGGTCAGGTTTCCGAAATCAAATAACCacagaagcaaaaagaatcatgCTTTCGTCAACCCATTAACACTATGAGCTATACcccccaaaaacaaaaccaagaaaagtgATGAGATTATGTTAGTGAACAGCGTACCGTCTTCGACCGGTGAAGTTTTGCCGGCGGAGTCTGCGGCGGCCACAATGGAGAGACCAAGTAGAAGTATTAAAATGGAATTCGATCTCCAACTATTGTTGCTGTAAagcatcatctctctctttctctgtgaACAGAGGAAAGTGTTTCTGCAGTGTTCTTTTCGGGCAGTGAGGGAAAGCTGGGAAGTGTAGTGTCCTTTTAAACAAAATCCTCCCAGCTGTTCTTTTTGTTCCACTATTTACATTCGGAATAATACTTTATCGaactaaataaaaaccatTGAGATTTTGTAGGATATGTTAAAAAATAGGTAGAGAAGTGTATCCATTTTGGGACCCTCTTCATCACAAACCGCGTGGTGGTCGTAGTCATTGGTCTCTACGGCAGTGGTTTACTAGGTTCTCTCTTACTCATTTATCTAATATGGACCAATAaccacttttcttttctttctttttatttgtaagaaaTAGCCAACTTGTTTTTACTCTTTATATCAGTCCAAGGGTAGAGCTGTGTAGACGAAAAGAACAAGTGGGGAGGGATTGTTGCAATATCTTTTGGAGATCGAGGAAAAAGACatcttttagatttttgaagaaatgggCTGGTTTTAGATTCAGAGACACTCAATGGCAATGTGAATAAGTGTTTCAAGAAGCAATCAAGAATTTCAACAATGTGAAAAACAAAGCACAAGTACCTAAGTGCTACTATTGTATTATGTTACACAAACATTATGATTGTTGCCATTATTTCTTTGCATAAATGTTTTCAGTCAAAGCCGTCAACCCTAACATGGATGCATATGTAAAGATATGTTAAAAGTCTGACATGGATTCTGTCACTAACCTTAAACGATGGTTGATCATAGATGATGTCCGCTTTCTCAAGCTTAGATGCTGAATGCTTTCACCTTACTATACAATACCTTGTCAATCTAAAGTGTTGCTTACTTCTAGTTAGATTTTGGTTGACCATCCCAAATGGCACATTAGCATATAATATGGGGGTTGATTTCATATGAAACTACTacgttttgatgttttagtttaGTGAGTTTTCCCTCCTTTTCACAGAGTTACCACCTACTTCCTCAGCATAAAAGTCCCATCTAAATTGCTCCTAAGCTGCTTGCTTATAACCGTCTACTTAACAATGCATCAGACACCAAGTCTATGACTCTATGAGTTGTCTATAACATACTTAATTCAACCACAATTGCTACAATAAACTACAAAATCGAGATCATAAAAAAGAAGCAAGATTTGTGACTTTGTATAACTTATTCAACGAGAATTGCTAGAATAGCTGAGCAAGATCgtaaaacaaagagagagcaTCACTAGTGAAAAGCAAACTAAGTTTTGTGATGGTGTCAAAATGTTTCCACCACCATCATACAAACAGCTACTTTGGTAACTGTATTTACCACAAACGTTCTTTGTATTCCTTGCTCCCATTTCTTCAGAATCAGCTTCTTCCCTGAAACAAACCATCattcattcatcatcatcatcatcatctaagTAACTAAGCAAACACAGAAAAAT
It encodes the following:
- a CDS encoding choice-of-anchor C domain protein, putative (Protein of unknown function, DUF642) (FUNCTIONS IN: molecular_function unknown; INVOLVED IN: biological_process unknown; LOCATED IN: anchored to membrane; EXPRESSED IN: 20 plant structures; EXPRESSED DURING: 14 growth stages; CONTAINS InterPro DOMAIN/s: Protein of unknown function DUF642 (InterPro:IPR006946), Galactose-binding domain-like (InterPro:IPR008979); BEST Arabidopsis thaliana protein match is: Protein of unknown function, DUF642 (TAIR:AT1G29980.1); Has 305 Blast hits to 265 proteins in 22 species: Archae - 0; Bacteria - 13; Metazoa - 0; Fungi - 0; Plants - 292; Viruses - 0; Other Eukaryotes - 0 (source: NCBI BLink).), with translation MMLYSNNSWRSNSILILLLGLSIVAAADSAGKTSPVEDGLVVNGDFETPPSNGFPDDAIIEDTSEIPSWRSDGTVELIKSGQKQGGMILIVPEGRHAVRLGNDAEISQELTVEKGSIYSVTFSAARTCAQLESLNVSVASSDEPIASQTIDLQTVYSVQGWDPYAWAFEAVVDRVRLVFKNPGMEDDPTCGPIIDDIAVKKLFTPDKPKGNAVINGDFEEGPWMFRNTTLGVLLPTNLDEEISSLPGWTVESNRAVRFIDSDHFSVPEGKRALELLSGKEGIISQMVETKANIPYKMSFSLGHAGDKCKEPLAVMAFAGDQAQNFHYMAQANSSFERSELNFTAKAERTRIAFYSIYYNTRTDDMTSLCGPVIDDVKVWFSGSSRIGFSFPLFILLSLVFI